Proteins found in one Alicyclobacillus cycloheptanicus genomic segment:
- the cas4g/cas1g gene encoding CRISPR-associated endonuclease Cas4g/Cas1g, whose translation MAIPIRMLNELSYCERLYHLMHVQGLFEKSADTVEGSGQHDRAERRRRPSDLGQDVWDAAPQSLHLGDEDLGIVGKLDAIRYQENGYWEPVEAKHSSAPNGDRSFHIGGWELDGTAWPNDQIQLCAQGLLLRANGFPTIAGQLFYRGNRRTVRIVFSDNLIAATVATIRRAHELEQAPMPLPLLNSDKCFRCSLNGVCLPDETIRLTNPDGEDAPIRDIVPSRDDLGTVYVSEPGSRLGKRGYELTITSKEGIESTVPLKDIRHISIFGNVQISTQLVHDCMESGIPISYLTAAGRLVGMNHNLISKNVLVRREQFKRFGDERDRLMLARYVVRAKILNQRTMLRRNASGLEKVVLKDLFEHARRAEKASSIDSLLGIEGIAAKQYMQAFPMMLKVKDVPAGETLMNGRNRRPPKDPVNALLSLGYSLLEREMYAALAAVGLDPLMGFYHRIETGRPSLVLDMMEPFRAIVADSVVIRTLNTGEIAWDDFYLGQESCSLKLPGRKRFFQAFERRMHETVTHPVFGYKLSYRRMLELEARFLSRYLMGELPAYRPIVTR comes from the coding sequence ATGGCCATACCGATTCGAATGCTGAATGAACTCTCTTATTGTGAACGCTTGTATCATTTGATGCACGTGCAGGGGTTATTCGAAAAATCCGCGGACACAGTGGAAGGCAGCGGTCAGCACGACCGGGCCGAACGGCGCCGAAGACCGTCCGACCTGGGGCAGGATGTGTGGGATGCTGCACCGCAGAGTCTCCATTTGGGCGACGAGGATTTGGGCATCGTGGGCAAATTGGATGCCATTCGCTATCAGGAAAACGGGTATTGGGAGCCCGTTGAAGCGAAACATTCAAGTGCGCCAAACGGTGACCGTTCATTTCACATCGGCGGGTGGGAATTGGATGGCACGGCGTGGCCGAATGACCAGATACAGTTATGTGCACAGGGGTTGTTGCTCAGAGCCAATGGATTTCCGACGATTGCGGGCCAGTTGTTCTACCGAGGAAACAGACGAACGGTTCGGATTGTGTTTTCCGACAATTTGATTGCCGCGACAGTCGCCACCATCCGGAGAGCACACGAGTTGGAGCAGGCTCCAATGCCACTGCCGCTGTTGAATTCCGACAAGTGTTTCCGATGCTCGTTGAACGGTGTCTGTTTGCCGGACGAGACGATTCGCTTGACGAATCCGGACGGAGAAGATGCGCCGATAAGAGATATTGTTCCGAGCCGAGATGACTTAGGGACCGTGTATGTTTCGGAGCCTGGCAGCCGGCTCGGAAAGCGTGGTTACGAGTTGACCATCACGTCGAAAGAGGGCATCGAATCGACCGTCCCGTTAAAAGATATTCGGCACATCTCAATCTTTGGGAATGTTCAGATTTCAACTCAGTTAGTACACGACTGCATGGAATCTGGCATCCCCATCAGCTACCTCACCGCCGCCGGGCGTCTTGTCGGGATGAACCACAACTTGATTTCGAAAAACGTCTTGGTGCGGCGTGAGCAGTTCAAGCGGTTCGGTGACGAGCGTGATCGGCTGATGCTTGCGAGATATGTTGTCCGCGCCAAAATTCTCAATCAGCGCACGATGCTTCGTCGTAATGCATCCGGTTTGGAAAAGGTCGTTCTCAAAGATTTGTTCGAGCACGCCCGACGTGCAGAAAAGGCCTCTTCCATTGACTCGCTGCTCGGTATCGAAGGAATTGCGGCGAAACAGTATATGCAGGCGTTTCCGATGATGTTGAAAGTGAAAGACGTTCCTGCTGGCGAAACGCTGATGAACGGCAGAAATCGCCGCCCTCCGAAGGACCCGGTCAATGCTTTGTTGTCACTCGGATACTCCTTGCTGGAACGGGAGATGTATGCAGCCTTGGCTGCGGTGGGCCTCGACCCCCTGATGGGTTTTTACCATCGGATTGAAACAGGGCGCCCGTCGCTGGTGCTGGACATGATGGAGCCGTTTCGGGCGATCGTCGCGGATTCGGTGGTTATTCGAACATTGAACACCGGTGAAATTGCCTGGGATGACTTCTACCTTGGGCAGGAGTCCTGTTCGCTGAAGCTGCCTGGACGGAAACGGTTTTTCCAGGCGTTTGAGCGGCGCATGCATGAGACCGTGACACATCCAGTGTTTGGGTACAAATTAAGTTACCGCCGAATGCTGGAACTAGAAGCGCGCTTCCTGTCGCGCTATCTGATGGGCGAATTGCCGGCGTATCGCCCAATTGTTACGAGGTGA
- the cas2 gene encoding CRISPR-associated endonuclease Cas2 — MRRYVLVSYDISDQKRWRKVYKIVRGYGMHVQYSVFLCQLTDQDEAELKQLLLDVIHQSVDQVIFARLGTVQSNAAERNMSFIGRDFIPLDLRGFVF; from the coding sequence ATGCGCCGATATGTATTGGTGAGTTACGATATCAGTGATCAAAAACGCTGGAGAAAGGTATACAAAATCGTTCGAGGCTATGGCATGCACGTGCAGTATTCGGTGTTCCTATGCCAACTCACCGACCAGGATGAGGCTGAGTTGAAGCAGTTGCTATTGGATGTGATTCATCAGTCGGTCGATCAAGTCATTTTTGCAAGACTTGGAACCGTGCAGTCGAATGCAGCAGAGAGGAATATGTCGTTTATTGGGCGGGACTTCATACCATTGGATTTGAGGGGATTCGTGTTCTGA